A stretch of Geobacter sp. DNA encodes these proteins:
- a CDS encoding TolC family protein, producing MGTTECARRALLLVPAIICIVMAQPVRAETPYLELQQILEYSLQNNGELNSFRVEKGIRDANRIKAGLMPNPTLDLEGGTGALTGSSAENNLAIGVSQEIVLAGKRHKRMTVAERELETYRWHLLERGRSLIEEVKTVFYDVMLAEQRLKLTDRSIELNRQLLEITKERLAAGDIPELEMNLAKVELIRSEGTRIEAERALLQIRAKLFSFMGQPSGETPAIAGALDNSFSLDKSLADLKQLAFAKRPDLKALEAEKSKGDAEIALAQSEAIPNLTAGLAFRRDTTSMEIGGVEGKDTAYTIGLKLSMPIPLFDKNQAGIQEARAKRSSSESRFFAATRNVERDVETAYASFQNAEKVLSLYKSSIIPQLEENLQLTHEAYRLGEVGILSVIQEQKKFFEVSDGYLAALHARQLAFVKLESAVATDINGGAQ from the coding sequence TTGGGAACAACGGAATGTGCACGTAGAGCATTGCTCTTGGTGCCGGCGATCATATGCATTGTAATGGCTCAACCTGTCCGCGCGGAGACACCGTACCTGGAATTGCAGCAGATACTCGAATATTCATTGCAAAATAACGGCGAACTTAATTCATTTCGTGTTGAGAAGGGTATTCGAGATGCGAACAGAATTAAAGCGGGACTGATGCCCAATCCTACTCTCGATCTTGAAGGGGGAACAGGTGCTTTGACCGGCAGCAGTGCCGAGAACAACCTGGCAATCGGTGTTTCACAGGAAATCGTGCTGGCAGGCAAGCGCCATAAACGCATGACAGTTGCGGAACGCGAACTGGAAACCTACCGCTGGCATTTGCTTGAACGTGGGCGATCTTTGATTGAGGAAGTGAAGACGGTATTCTATGACGTCATGCTTGCCGAGCAACGGCTCAAATTGACAGACCGGTCCATTGAGCTCAACCGGCAGCTTCTTGAAATAACCAAGGAGCGTCTGGCTGCCGGCGATATTCCCGAGCTGGAAATGAATCTGGCAAAAGTGGAGCTGATACGCAGCGAAGGGACTCGAATCGAAGCTGAGCGGGCGCTTCTGCAAATCCGGGCCAAACTCTTTTCGTTCATGGGGCAGCCTTCTGGTGAAACACCGGCCATTGCTGGAGCGTTGGACAACAGCTTCTCTCTTGACAAGAGTCTGGCTGACCTGAAGCAGTTGGCGTTCGCAAAACGTCCCGACCTGAAGGCTCTGGAGGCAGAAAAATCAAAAGGGGACGCGGAGATCGCCCTGGCGCAGTCCGAAGCCATCCCTAACCTTACCGCCGGCCTCGCCTTCAGGCGCGACACGACCAGCATGGAAATCGGAGGAGTTGAAGGCAAAGATACTGCCTACACGATCGGGTTGAAACTGTCGATGCCGATACCGTTGTTCGATAAGAACCAGGCCGGCATTCAGGAGGCCCGGGCAAAACGGAGCAGCAGCGAAAGCCGTTTCTTTGCCGCCACCAGGAATGTGGAACGGGACGTAGAGACCGCCTACGCAAGTTTTCAGAATGCCGAGAAAGTACTCTCTCTCTACAAGTCGAGCATTATCCCCCAGCTTGAAGAAAACCTGCAATTGACCCACGAGGCGTACCGTCTGGGTGAGGTCGGGATACTTTCCGTTATTCAGGAACAGAAAAAATTCTTCGAGGTCAGCGATGGTTATCTGGCAGCGCTTCATGCCCGGCAGCTGGCATTCGTAAAACTCGAATCAGCAGTGGCGACAGACATCAACGGAGGTGCGCAGTGA
- a CDS encoding ATP-binding cassette domain-containing protein has protein sequence MIEARNVFKHFGSFRALHDVSFSVAANEKVVIIGPSGSGKSTLLRSINRLETIDSGSIIVDGVDIADPKVDICKVREEVGMVFQSFNLFPHKTVLENLTLAQLVVRKRSRAEATDRAMELLKKVGIAEKASAYPSKLSGGQQQRVAIARSLAMNPKMMLFDEPTSALDPEMIGEVLDVMKDLAREGMTMAVVTHEMGFAREVADKVIFMDQGAIVEVGTPEHFFTSPSHERARQFLSQIL, from the coding sequence ATGATTGAGGCCCGTAATGTCTTCAAGCATTTCGGCAGTTTCCGCGCTTTGCATGATGTCTCTTTCTCTGTAGCTGCCAACGAAAAGGTGGTCATCATCGGCCCCAGCGGTTCGGGGAAAAGCACCTTGCTCCGCTCCATCAACCGCCTGGAGACTATCGATTCGGGCAGCATCATCGTCGATGGCGTGGACATTGCCGATCCGAAAGTCGATATCTGCAAGGTTCGCGAAGAGGTGGGGATGGTGTTCCAGTCTTTCAACCTGTTTCCCCATAAGACCGTTCTGGAAAATCTCACCCTGGCACAGCTCGTCGTTCGGAAACGGAGCAGGGCCGAGGCTACAGATCGCGCCATGGAGCTGTTGAAAAAGGTTGGCATTGCCGAAAAGGCGTCGGCATACCCGAGCAAACTTTCTGGCGGCCAGCAACAGCGGGTCGCCATTGCCCGCTCCCTTGCCATGAACCCGAAGATGATGCTGTTTGATGAACCGACGTCGGCCCTTGATCCGGAGATGATCGGCGAGGTGCTTGACGTCATGAAGGATCTTGCCCGCGAAGGCATGACCATGGCGGTCGTAACCCACGAAATGGGGTTTGCCAGGGAAGTGGCCGACAAGGTCATCTTTATGGACCAGGGTGCCATCGTCGAGGTGGGGACACCGGAGCATTTCTTCACCAGTCCTTCCCACGAGCGGGCAAGGCAGTTTTTAAGCCAGATTTTGTGA
- a CDS encoding ABC transporter permease subunit (The N-terminal region of this protein, as described by TIGR01726, is a three transmembrane segment that identifies a subfamily of ABC transporter permease subunits, which specificities that include histidine, arginine, glutamine, glutamate, L-cystine (sic), the opines (in Agrobacterium) octopine and nopaline, etc.), protein MSTSESPQSHIDVGDGAAIPTKSDAGLFTAWRIAFVGSISCCILLAVYKPDPYLAIFKFVPDGILVTFKVTVGAILLAIVLGLFTGLGRISTNRLVNGIASLYVEVIRGIPLLVQIFYIYYALGRFVRIPDLFSAIIAMAVCYGAYMGEVFRAGIQSIPKGQMEAALSLGMSRRQAMRHVILPQSIKVVLPPIGNEFIALLKDSSLVSILAVSDLLRRGREFASESFTYFETYTVIALIYLVITLFFSKLIGIMEERLNAGK, encoded by the coding sequence ATGTCAACCAGCGAATCGCCACAATCCCACATCGACGTTGGTGACGGCGCAGCCATCCCAACGAAGTCCGACGCCGGCCTGTTTACCGCGTGGCGCATCGCGTTTGTCGGGTCGATTTCCTGCTGTATCCTGCTGGCGGTATATAAGCCCGATCCGTACCTCGCCATTTTCAAGTTCGTTCCCGATGGCATTCTGGTCACGTTCAAGGTAACCGTAGGGGCTATCCTTCTTGCCATAGTGCTCGGGCTCTTCACCGGACTGGGGCGCATTTCCACAAACAGACTGGTCAATGGCATTGCCTCGCTCTATGTCGAGGTGATCCGCGGCATTCCCCTTCTGGTGCAGATCTTCTACATCTATTATGCGCTTGGGCGGTTTGTCCGAATCCCCGATCTCTTCAGCGCCATCATCGCCATGGCAGTCTGTTACGGTGCCTACATGGGCGAGGTATTCCGGGCCGGCATCCAGTCCATCCCCAAAGGGCAGATGGAGGCTGCGCTCTCCCTCGGGATGTCGCGTCGGCAGGCCATGCGGCACGTCATTCTGCCCCAGTCGATCAAAGTGGTGCTTCCTCCCATCGGCAACGAGTTCATTGCCCTTCTTAAGGATTCCTCCCTGGTATCCATCCTGGCAGTGTCCGATCTCCTTCGCCGCGGCAGGGAATTCGCTTCGGAATCCTTTACCTATTTCGAGACCTACACGGTGATTGCCCTGATCTATCTGGTCATTACCCTTTTCTTTTCCAAGCTGATCGGCATCATGGAGGAACGACTCAATGCGGGAAAATAG
- a CDS encoding transporter substrate-binding domain-containing protein yields MQKMRKSLFMLSAVLILAALSFAAVPAQAAGARKIVVATDATWPPMEMVNANKQIVGFDIDFMNAVAKEAGLAVTYKNTAWDGIFAGLASGQYDAIISSVTITDERKKNFDFSDPYINIGQIIVVPKTDKTTRKLADLKGKKAGAQIGTTGAFEIKKNAGVELKTYDEIGLAFEDMAAGRIMAVVCDEPTAAHYALQKQEYKAKFKIVGEPFTHEGYGITVKKGDKELIALFNKGIKAVRAKKLDEKLRKKWLR; encoded by the coding sequence ATACAAAAAATGCGAAAATCGTTATTCATGCTTTCTGCAGTTCTGATCCTTGCAGCACTTTCGTTTGCGGCAGTTCCTGCACAGGCTGCCGGGGCTCGCAAAATCGTGGTCGCGACCGATGCTACTTGGCCTCCGATGGAGATGGTGAATGCGAACAAGCAGATTGTCGGATTCGACATCGATTTCATGAACGCTGTCGCCAAAGAGGCGGGCCTGGCTGTCACCTACAAGAATACCGCCTGGGACGGCATCTTTGCCGGTCTCGCATCGGGACAATACGATGCCATCATCTCTTCCGTGACCATCACTGATGAGCGGAAGAAAAACTTCGATTTCTCCGATCCCTATATCAATATCGGCCAGATCATCGTTGTGCCGAAAACCGATAAGACCACCAGGAAACTGGCTGATCTGAAAGGGAAGAAGGCCGGAGCCCAGATTGGCACCACCGGTGCCTTTGAGATCAAGAAGAATGCCGGTGTTGAACTCAAGACCTATGACGAGATCGGGCTGGCCTTCGAGGATATGGCTGCTGGCAGGATCATGGCGGTCGTTTGCGATGAGCCGACTGCAGCACACTATGCCCTGCAGAAGCAGGAGTACAAGGCAAAATTCAAGATAGTCGGCGAGCCTTTCACCCACGAAGGCTATGGCATTACCGTGAAAAAGGGTGACAAGGAGCTGATCGCGCTTTTCAATAAAGGGATCAAGGCAGTCAGGGCAAAGAAGCTGGATGAGAAACTCCGCAAGAAGTGGCTCCGTTAG
- a CDS encoding EamA family transporter, with the protein MKKYVALTLLLLTTFFWGVTFTIVKDAVAQVDVFIFLAHRFALASLLLLLFCFLTRRQLTRSALKDGIVLGVVLFSAFGFQTVALLYTSASNTGFLTGLNVVLVPLTGALFFRQRVSAPVVAGVGLAVTGLFLLCSNGTWNFNNGDILAAICAVCVALHLLLTSSFSRRTGTDIYWLTTVQICTVALLSFVTAGIRGKEILALYPQIAWAIIICAIFATVFAFLVQTAMQRVLSPSHTALIFCMEPVFAALYAYLAAGERMGPIGMVGALLIFAGMIVSELAPRRAAAGAIPLPSGADTLETHTTA; encoded by the coding sequence ATGAAAAAGTACGTTGCACTTACCCTGCTGCTCCTGACCACCTTTTTCTGGGGGGTAACCTTCACCATAGTGAAGGATGCCGTAGCACAGGTGGACGTGTTCATTTTCCTTGCCCACCGCTTTGCTCTGGCATCTCTCCTTTTGCTGCTGTTCTGTTTCCTGACCCGCAGGCAGCTCACCAGGTCGGCCCTGAAAGATGGCATTGTCCTGGGGGTCGTTCTCTTCTCTGCTTTCGGCTTCCAGACCGTTGCCCTACTCTATACCAGCGCCTCCAACACCGGCTTTCTCACCGGGCTCAACGTGGTTCTCGTCCCGCTGACCGGGGCTCTGTTCTTCCGCCAGCGGGTTTCCGCACCTGTCGTTGCCGGGGTCGGACTCGCCGTAACCGGACTGTTCCTGCTCTGTTCCAACGGTACCTGGAATTTCAATAACGGCGACATCCTGGCCGCAATATGCGCCGTCTGCGTAGCCCTGCACCTCCTGCTCACCAGCAGTTTTTCCCGGCGTACAGGGACGGACATCTACTGGCTCACCACGGTGCAGATCTGCACGGTGGCGCTACTCAGTTTTGTCACTGCCGGCATCAGGGGCAAAGAGATACTCGCCTTGTATCCACAGATCGCCTGGGCTATCATTATCTGTGCCATCTTTGCCACAGTTTTTGCCTTCCTGGTCCAGACAGCCATGCAACGGGTGCTGAGCCCGTCCCATACTGCTCTCATCTTCTGCATGGAACCGGTATTCGCAGCTCTCTACGCCTATCTGGCCGCGGGAGAACGCATGGGCCCAATCGGCATGGTTGGAGCCCTGCTCATTTTCGCCGGGATGATAGTTTCGGAACTCGCACCACGGAGGGCTGCTGCCGGGGCCATTCCGCTCCCTTCCGGCGCAGATACCCTGGAAACACATACAACCGCCTGA
- a CDS encoding response regulator translates to MEPRKRIGEILVEKGILTPKTVDRVLVVAHRLNKRFGMVLEDMEIVTPEELAYALAQQYGTKVATNMVKYSFPADLLGIISADNALQYVIFPLKLEQNKLCLAMADPTDMKMVSNLASNRNLSIVPFIATRKDILAAICKHYYGKDLEEQAERTILIVDDDVSVLQMLTSILSKHGYRIITATDGMEAFKEAISKNPHVIITDKVLPKIDGYALLDSLKKLQETKSIPVLLITGQKSENEEALAFRKGFFDFIPKPFGEITIVSRIQRALLFYDRKYQLT, encoded by the coding sequence GTGGAACCACGCAAACGAATAGGCGAAATTCTGGTAGAGAAGGGCATTTTGACACCGAAAACGGTAGATCGGGTGCTTGTTGTTGCACATCGGCTCAATAAGAGATTCGGCATGGTCCTTGAGGATATGGAAATCGTCACGCCGGAGGAGCTGGCCTATGCTCTGGCACAGCAATATGGCACCAAGGTGGCGACGAATATGGTGAAATATTCGTTTCCTGCGGATCTGCTGGGGATCATTTCAGCCGACAATGCGCTCCAGTACGTCATTTTTCCCCTGAAGCTCGAACAGAACAAACTCTGTCTGGCCATGGCCGACCCAACCGATATGAAGATGGTCTCGAATCTGGCGTCAAACCGCAACTTGAGCATTGTCCCATTCATCGCAACGCGAAAAGATATCCTGGCGGCTATTTGCAAGCATTATTATGGCAAGGATCTGGAAGAGCAGGCCGAGCGAACCATCCTGATAGTGGATGACGACGTCTCTGTATTGCAGATGTTGACCTCGATTCTGTCGAAGCACGGATACCGGATCATTACTGCAACGGATGGCATGGAAGCATTCAAGGAGGCTATCTCCAAGAATCCTCATGTCATCATTACCGACAAGGTTCTGCCCAAAATCGATGGCTATGCCTTGCTCGATTCCCTGAAAAAACTTCAGGAAACCAAGTCCATCCCGGTGCTCCTCATAACAGGGCAAAAATCGGAGAATGAAGAGGCACTGGCGTTTCGCAAGGGATTTTTCGATTTCATCCCCAAACCGTTCGGTGAGATTACGATTGTCTCCCGCATCCAACGGGCGCTCCTGTTTTATGATCGGAAATACCAACTCACGTGA